A region of Anoplopoma fimbria isolate UVic2021 breed Golden Eagle Sablefish chromosome 24, Afim_UVic_2022, whole genome shotgun sequence DNA encodes the following proteins:
- the taf1 gene encoding transcription initiation factor TFIID subunit 1 isoform X3, with amino-acid sequence MSDSDSDEDQDRPFSLTGFLFGNINEDGQLEDDSVLDNESKKHLAGLGTLGLGSLITEITADDDEDDEDDSRETANVDADGWVKSTEDAVDYSDISEVAEDETKKYRQAMGSLQPSRKTDDDDEDDYDADCEDIDTKLMPPPPPPSLPTAAKKEEPSSQSTTVGEEGDGIILPSIIAPSSTADKVDFSSSSDSESETDRPCQGLGSGGPPDSLTLPLAGIMQKDAAKALPGVTELFPEFRPGRVLRFLRLFGPGKNMPSVWRSARRKKKRKHRDPQPGTPPPEGEPTEQSQEKKSGWLYEYAPPPPPEQCLSDDEITMMAPVESKFSQTCGDGDKEAETRPKVAEWRYGPAQLWYDMLGVSEDGSNFNYGFRLKEEQSSKPQQQDMPEEITHRAHEFLRRGGDDNADSDDGDKERSALENELFLMVTQLKWEDDIIWNGEDVKHKGTKTQRASLAGWLPSSMTRNANAYNAQQGLSRSNSQLVPPTPPPMPKVSSISGSKREKNSHDNQSFQEDDSPWFSIFPIDSEELVYGRWEDNIIWDDQEMDRLLAPPVLTLDPNDENIILEIPNEKEEMTSHSPSKENKKETAIKKSRILLGKTGVIKDEPQQNMSQPEVKDPWNLSNDEFYYPKQQGLRGTFGGNIIQHSIPALELRQPFFPTHMGPMKLRQFHRSTLKKYSFGSLAQPGPHAVQPLLKHIKKKAKMREQERQASGGGDMFFMRTPQDLTGKDGDLILAEYSEENPPLIMQVGLATKIKNYYKRKPGKDPGAPDCKYGETVYCHTSPFLGSLHPGQLLPAFENNLFRAPIYLHKMPETDFLVLRTRHGYYIREIVDIFVVGQECPLFEVPGPNSKRANTHIRDFLQVFIYRLFWKSKDRPRRIRMEDIKKAFPSHSESSIRKRLKLCADFKRTGMDSNWWVLKPDFRLPTEEEIRAMVSPEQCCAYYSMLVAEQRLKDAGYGEKSFFAPEEENEEDFQMKIDDEVRTAPWNTTRAFISAMKGKCLLEVTGVADPTGCGEGFSYVKVPNKPTQQKDDKEPQPAKKTVTGTDADLRRLSLKNAKQLLRKFGVPEEEIKKLSRWEVIDVVRTMSTEQARSGEGPMSKFARGSRFSVAEHQERYKEECQRIFDLQNKVLESTEVLSTDTDSSSAEDSDFEEMGKNIENMLQNKKTSSQLSREREEQERKELHRMLMGEDSDRDHKGRKERRKGLSSSLSTGSHKDDDTSSVTSLNSAATGRRLKIYRTFRDEDGKEYVRCETVRKASVIDAYTRIRTTKDEEFIRKFALFDEQHREEMRKERRRIQEQLRRLKRNQEKDKIKGPPEKKAKKVKERPDLKVKLKCGACGAIGHMRTNKFCPLYYQTNAPPSNPVAMTEEQEEELEKTVIHNDNEELIKVEGTKIVLGKQLIESADEVRRKSLVLKFPKQQLPPKKKRRVGNAVHCDYLSKPHKAIHRRRTDPMVTLSSVLESVINDMRDHPNTYPFHTPVNAKVVKDYYKIITRPMDLQTLRENVRKRIYPSRDEFREAVEVIVKNSATYNGAKHPITQVAQSMLDLCDAKLKEKEDRLVRLEKAINPLLDDDDQVAFSFILDNIVTQKMMVVPDSWPFHHPVNKKFVPDYYKVIVCPMDLENIRKNISKHKYQNRDSFLSDVSLVHANSIKYNGAESPYTKTALDIVNVCKQTLAEYDEHLTQLEKDISTAKEAALDAADFESLDPMTPGPYTPQPADLFDSGASGSLPRETSSLFSEGPLVVAPEKRGGQGRHGRRPGEEESDVDIEGFEEDEDGKPKTPAPAEDADGDLEDDDDEEDMLLPPRRGMHDEEEEEEDGISNRPAQASVLYQDLLMSDGEDDASEEEGDNPFSSIQLSESGSDSDRELDVRPAPPRRAQETARMGMEQEESMMSYEGEVPDEPHMEDSNVSYGSYEETGSQSQLQPIISMGNGEDYGISEEEEEDEEDEARRRGPAVLSKVQLSEDEESEEFRSIGGDSDMDSDN; translated from the exons ATGTCGGACTCGGACAGTGACGAGGATCAGGATCGCCCTTTCTCTCTGACTGGCTTCCTCTTTGGAAACATCAACGAAGATGGACAGCTGGAGGACGACAGTGTGCTGGACAAT GAGTCCAAAAAGCATTTGGCTGGTTTGGGTACACTTGGACTGGGCTCACTTATTACAGAGATCACTGccgatgatgatgaggatgatgaagatgatagCAGAGAGACTGCTAATGTGGACGCAGATG GTTGGGTTAAAAGTACCGAAGATGCAGTTGATTATTCTGACATCAGTGAGGTTGCTGAGGATGAGACAAAGAAGTACCGTCAGGCCATGGGGTCTTTGCAGCCCAGCAGGAAAACAG atgatgatgatgaagatgactaTGATGCTGACTGCGAGGATATTGATACCAAGCTTATGCCTCCTCCGCCACCCCCAAGTCTTCCTACAGCTGCTAAGAAAGAGGAACCTTCCTCTCAGAGCACAACTG TGGGGGAAGAGGGTGATGGCATCATCCTGCCCTCCATCATCGCGCCATCCTCTACGGCTGATAAGGTTGACTTCAGCAGCTCCTCAGACTCTGAGTCAGAAACTGACCGTCCCTGCCAGGGCTTGGGGTCTGGAGGCCCCCCGGACAGTCTCACCCTCCCTCTTGCTGGCATCATGCAGAAGGATGCTGCCAAAGCACTGCCAGGTGTTACAGAGCTCTTCCCAGAGTTCAGGCCTGGAAGG GTGCTTAGATTCTTGCGGCTATTCGGTCCTGGTAAGAACATGCCATCAGTTTGGAGGAGTGCCCGCAGGAAGAAGAAGCGGAAGCACCGCGACCCTCAGCCCGGGACACCTCCTCCAGAAGGAGAGCCAACAGAGCAAAGCCAGGAGAAGAAGTCTGGATGGCTGTATGAGTAtgcaccacctcctcccccaGAGCAGTGTCTCTCTGATGATGAG ATAACTATGATGGCTCCAGTAGAATCCAAGTTCTCACAAACTTGTGGCGACGGGGACAAGGAGGCAGAGACTCGACCTAAAGTAGCAGAATGGAGATATGGTCCAGCCCAGCTCTGGTACGACATGCTAGGCGTCTCTGAGGATGGAAGCAACTTCAACTACGGCTTCAGGCTGAAAGAAGAGCAGAGCAGTAAGCCTCAGCAGCAGGACATGCCTGAAGAAATAACACATCGTGCTCATGAG TTTCTGAGGCGGGGCGGCGACGACAATGCTGACAGTGATGATGGAGATAAGGAACGATCAGCCCTCGAGAATGAGCTCTTCCTGATGGTCACGCAGCTGAAATGGGAGGACGATATTATCTGGAATGGGGAGGACGTAAAACACAAGGGCACAAAGACTCAGCGGGCCAGCCTGGCAGGATGGCTGCCCTCTAGCATGACCCGCAATGCCAATGCTTACAATGCACAGCAGG gtcTTTCAAGAAGTAATTCTCAGTTGGTGCCACCTACGCCTCCACCAATGCCCAAAGTTTCGTCAATATCTGGCTCTAAGcgggaaaaaaacagccatgATAATCAAT CCTTTCAAGAAGATGACTCTCCCTGGTTCTCCATTTTCCCAATTGACAGCGAGGAGTTAGTGTATGGACGCTGGGAAGATAACATTATCTGGGACGACCAGGAGATGGATCGCTTGCTCGCTCCACCGGTTCTCACACTGGATCCCAATGATGAAAATATCATTCTAG AAATCCCGAATGAAAAGGAGGAGATGACTTCCCACTCCCCGTCAAAAGAGAATAAGAAGGAAACTGCAATCAAAAAGAGCCGCATCCTGCTGGGGAAGACTGGGGTGATAAAAGATGAGCCACAGCAG AACATGTCGCAGCCTGAAGTGAAGGACCCGTGGAACCTCTCCAATGATGAGTTCTACTATCCTAAACAGCAGGGCCTGAGGGGGACGTTCGGTGGCAACATCATTCAG CACTCCATCCCGGCCCTGGAGCTGAGGCAGCCCTTCTTTCCCACTCACATGGGTCCCATGAAATTGCGGCAGTTTCATCGATCGACTCTGAAGAAGTACTCATTCGGGTCTTTAGCTCAGCCGGGTCCCCATGCTGTCCAGCCGCTGCTCAAACACATTAAGAAGAAGGCCAAG ATGCGAGAGCAGGAGCGGCAGGcgtcaggaggaggagacatgttCTTCATGCGAACCCCACAGGACTTGACGGGTAAAGATGGAGATCTGATCCTGGCAGAGTACAGTGAAGAAAACCCCCCTCTCATCATGCAAGTTGGCTTGGCCACTAAGATCAAAAACTACTACAAAAGG AAACCTGGAAAGGATCCTGGAGCCCCCGACTGTAAATATGGAGAGACCGTATACTGCCACACATCCCCTTTCCTGGGTTCTCTTCATCCTGGACAGCTGCTCCCG GCATTTGAAAACAACCTCTTCCGTGCTCCAATCTATCTGCACAAGATGCCAGAGACTGATTTCTTGGTTCTACGAACTCGACACGGCTACTACATTAGAGAGATCGTGGACATATTTGTTGTTGGTCAGGAGTGCCCCTTATTCGAGGTTCCAGGGCCCAACTCCAAACGAGCCAATACTCACATCAGAGACTTCCTACAG GTGTTCATTTACCGCTTGTTCTGGAAGAGCAAGGACCGGCCCCGGAGGATCCGCATGGAGGATATAAAGAAAGCATTTCCCTCACACTCTGAGAGCAGCATCAGGAAACGACTAAAACTCTGTGCTGACTTCAAGCGTACAG GTATGGACTCTAACTGGTGGGTTCTGAAGCCTGACTTCAGGTTGCCAACAGAGGAGGAGATCAGGGCCATGGTGTCTCCGGAGCAGTGCTGCGCTTACTATAGCATGCTGGTGGCAGAGCAGAGACTCAAG GATGCTGGATATGGTGAGAAGTCCTTCTTTGCTccagaggaggagaatgaagagGACTTTCAAATGAAGATTGACGATGAG GTGCGGACAGCTCCTTGGAACACAACAAGAGCCTTCATTTCTGCCATGAAGGGGAAATGCCTGTTGGAGGTTACAGGCGTGGCTGATCCTACAGGCTGTGGAGAGGGTTTCTCCTACGTCAAAGTGCCCAACAAGCCCACTCAACAGAAG gatGACAAAGAGCCACAGCCTGCCAAGAAGACAGTGACGGGGACGGACGCTGACCTGAGGAGGCTCTCACTGAAAAATGCCAAGCAGCTGCTGCGCAAGTTTGGTGTTCCAGAGGAAGAG ATCAAGAAGCTCTCACGATGGGAGGTGATTGACGTGGTTAGAACCATGTCCACGGAGCAGGCGCGTTCAGGCGAGGGACCCATGAGCAAGTTTGCCAGAGGCTCTCGTTTCTCCGTTGCGGAACACCAGGAGCGCTACAAGGAAGAGTGCCAGAGGATATTTGACCTGCAGAACAA AGTCTTAGAGTCGACAGAGGTGCTCTCCACGGACACAGACAGCAGCTCGGCGGAGGACAGTGACTTTGAGGAGATGGGGAAGAACATTGAGAACATGCTGCAGAACAAGAAGACCAGCTCGCAGCTCTCCCgagagagggaggagcaggagaggaaagagCTGCACCGGATGCTGATGGGCGAGGACAGTGATCGGGACCATAAGGGACGCAAGGAGCGGCGCAAAGGCTTGT CCAGCTCCCTATCCACCGGCTCCCACAAGGACGATGACACGTCCTCCGTCACCAGCCTAAACTCAGCGGCCACAGGGCGGCGCCTCAAGATCTATCGCACCTTCAGGGATGAGGACGGCAAGGAATATGTCCGATGCGAGACAGTACGCAAGGCTTCCGTCATCGACGCCTACACAAGGATCCGAACCACCAAGGATGAAGAATTCAT ACGAAAGTTTGCCCTCTTCGATGAGCAGCACAGAGAAGAGATGAGGAAGGAGCGCCGGCGTATTCAGGAGCAGCTGAGGAGGCTAAAGAGAAACCAAGAGAAAGACAAGATCAAGGGACCCCCAGAGAAGAAGGCCAAGAAGGTGAAGGAGAGACCAGACCTCAAGGTGAAA TTAAAGTGCGGAGCGTGTGGAGCCATTGGACACATGAGAACCAACAAGTTCTGCCCGCTGTACTATCAGACCAACGCCCCACCTTCTAACCCAGTTGCTAtgacagaggagcaggaggaggagctggagaagaccGTCATCCACAACGACAACGAGGAACTGATCAAGGTGGAGGGCACCAAGATCGTGCTGGGCAAACAGCTCATTGAGAG TGCTGATGAGGTCCGCAGAAAATCTTTAGTGCTCAAGTTCCCCAAGCAACAGCTGccaccaaagaagaagagacgCGTGGGCAACGCGGTGCACTGCGACTACCTCAGC AAACCACACAAGGCCATCCACCGCAGGCGCACTGACCCCATGGTGACCTTGTCCTCCGTGCTGGAGAGCGTCATCAATGACATGCGGGATCACCCCAAC ACATATCCATTCCACACTCCAGTGAATGCCAAGGTTGTGAAGGACTACTATAAGATCATCACACGGCCCATGGACCTGCAGACGCTGAGGGAGAACGTACGTAAGCGAATATACCCATCAAGGGACGAGTTCCGTGAAGCAGTGGAAGTTATCGTCAAGAACAGCGCCACCTACAATG GGGCAAAACATCCAATAACACAGGTAGCACAGTCCATGCTGGACCTGTGCGATGCTAAACTGAAAGAG aaggaAGACAGGCTGGTGAGGCTGGAGAAAGCCATCAACCCGTTgctggatgatgatgatcagGTGGCCTTCTCCTTCATCCTCGACAACATTGTGACCCAGAAAATGATGGTAGTTCCCGAT TCATGGCCGTTTCACCATCCTGTCAACAAAAAGTTTGTGCCCGATTATTACAAGGTGATTGTATGCCCCATGGATCTGGAGAACATCCGCAAG aacaTCTCCAAACACAAATACCAGAACCGAGATTCGTTCCTGTCAGACGTCAGTCTCGTCCATGCCAACAGTATCAAGTACAATG GCGCAGAAAGTCCTTACACCAAGACGGCCCTGGATATTGTCAATGTGTGCAAGCAAACCTTGGCAGAG TATGATGAGCACTTGACCCAGTTGGAGAAGGACATCTCTACTGCTAAAGAAGCGGCTCTAGATGCAGCAGACTTTGAGAGTCTGGACCCGATGACTCCTGGGCCATACACACCACAG CCGGCTGATCTGTTTGACAGCGGGGCCTCAGGGAGTCTGCCTAGAGAGACCAGCAGCCTTTTCTCTGAGGGACCTCTAGTGGTTGCTCCAGAGAAGAGAGGGGGGCAG GGTCGCCACGGCAGAAGACCCGGGGAGGAAGAGTCAGATGTGGACATTGAAGGCtttgaggaggatgaggatgggaAACCCAAAACTCCTGCTCCT GCAGAGGATGCAGACGGAGACCTAGAGGACGACGATGATGAAGAGGACATGTTGCTGCCACCTCGCAGAGGGATGcacgacgaggaggaggaggaagaggatggaaTATCTAACCGCCCAGCCCAAGCCAGCGTGCTGTACCAGGACCTGCTCATGTCTGACGGAGAGGACGACGCCAGCGAAGAGGAGGGCGACAACCCGTTCTCCT CCATACAACTTTCGGAGAGTGGAAGCGACTCTGACAGAGAATTGGACGTACGACCTGCACCTCCACGGAGAGCGCAAGAGACGGCCCGCATGGGCATGGAGCAGGAAGAGAGCATGATGTCATATGAGGGGGAAGTGCCCGATGAGCCTCACATGGAAGACAGCAACGTCAG TTACGGCAGCTATGAGGAGACAGGGAGTCAGAGTCAGTTGCAGCCCATCATTAGCATGGGAAACGGAGAAGACTACGGCATCAgcgaagaagaggaagaagatgaggaagatgaagcgCGGAGGAGAGGCCCAGCTGTTCTCTCCAAGGTCCAGCTCAGCGAAGACGAGGAGAGCGAAGAATTTAGATCTATAGGGGGAGACAGCGACATGGACTCTGACAACTAG